GTCCGCGATGTCGCCAGAACGGCGATGAAGCAATGCGATATCCTGCACCTGTTCGATCGACCCGTCACGCGTTTGTCCGGCGGCGAGCAGCAGCGTGTTCATTTCGCGCGGGCGATGCTTCAGCTTTTATCCGCTGACGATCGATGCAAGCCGGGATTGTTTTTCCTCGATGAGCCAACGGCAAGCCTCGATTTGAATCATCAACTCCGGATGGTCGAGATGGTGCGTAATATCACTAAAGAAGGGACCGGAATTCTTTTGGTGATTCATGATCTAAATCTCATGGCGATGCTCGCGAGCAGGGTCGCCATGATGAAGGCAGGAAGGATAATTGCGCTTGGCCCGCCCGACGAGGTTATCCGCGATGATGTCATGAGTGACGTGTTTGCCGTTAGCAATTCTGTCAGAGTTACGCCGGAGGCGCCGATGCCATTTGTATTACCGCAATCGATGCGCGTGAGGCGTTGATGGTTTAGGCGGGTCGACGATTTTGTTGCTGCAATCAGGGATATTCCATGACGACACTCGAACTTGACAAGCCAAGCCAGGCCAATCGCGCCGCGCTGCTGAAGCAGGCGACGCATGAGGCGCACGAAAGCCTGGACAAACGCATCATGCAAAGTGATCCGTTCGCCGATCGCGCGCGATATGGGTTGTTCTTGCAGGCGCAGTACCTGTTTCATCGCGAGATCGATGCGCTTTATGGTGAGGCCTCGTTGCTAGGGCTGCTACCAGATCTCGCGGAGCGCCGCCGGCTCGGGCAGATTGAACAGGATTTAGCGGATCTTGGTCTTGCAGCGCCAGCGGCCGTCGCTGCGCCCGTATTTGATGCGAGAGAGGAGGTCGATCTGCCGGCAGCTCTTGGCTGGCTGTATGTAGCGGAAGGCTCCAATCTTGGTGCGGCGTTTTTGTTGAAGGAAGCTGCAAAGCTCGGTTTGTCAGAAACGTTTGGCGCTCGGCACCTTGCGGCGCATCCACAGGGGCGGGGATTGCACTGGCGCACCTTCACGGCGGCACTCGATAGTGTCTCGTTATCGGCCGATGATGAGGCCCGCGCGATTGCGGGAGCAAAGGAAGCGTTTGCCCGTGTTCGCGACACGGTAGAAAGGCTGCTTCCTCTTCCATAGAGGCCGCGTGCCGCTATCAATGCAGGCTGACGGCTTCGAGCTTCTCGTGCTCGGCATTTGCGATCGCTGATTCGCGCGTGTCGGTCACAAGGATCGGCGTGCCGTTAGCGGCGCATAGCACAAAGACGTTTTGTCCAGGCGCAAGTGCGGGTGCTTCCGGACAAAAGAGGGCGACATCCTCTGATCGCGCGATGCGCACATAGGCCAGCTTACTTGCGCCCATGGTCGCAAAATCACGGATGGTATCCTTTCGTCTGGACGGAAAAATCGACGAACGATGAATCGATGCTGACATGATTGCGGCTCCTTGACGGTTTGACGGTCAAGGAGCCGCGACGGTTCATGGAAACGACGGTCTTGAGACGATCACGGAAACGCGATCATCCGGCGGCAAGATGCCGCTCTGCTTTCCATCAGTGGACGCTCACCGCCTCAAGCTCATTACTCCACGCATTTGCCACAGCGGCTTCACGCGTGTCGGTTACGAGAATGGGCGTGCCGTCAGCGGCGTGCAGTGCGAACAATTTCATACCCGGCTGCATCTCTGGTGCCTGCGGGTAAAGCTCGTGTACGTCTTCCGAATTGATCGCCTTCACATAAGCGATCTTGCCGCCGCCGAGAACGGCGAATGCCTGCGCCGACATGATCGGATTCTCGATGTCGTTTTCAGTCATGTCCGCTACTCCTTCTTACCTCAATTGCCCCTTCAACATTTGGTTCCATCGCCCTTTGTCGCATATCCGGGTTGGTAAACCGGTTACTGCACTATTCGTGCGGGGTGATGGAAATGCTCCGCACGATCCGCGCTGGCTCCGGCCGCGCTAGGTCGATCGAGAGCAGACCATTCTTCAGATCCGCGCGGAGCACTTCCATCCCGTCGGCCAGCACGAACACACGCTGGAATTGCCGGGCGGCGATGCCGCGGTGAATGAACTGCCTGCTCTTGTCATCGGCCTGACGACCGCGAATGACGAGCTGGTTTTCCTCGATGCTCACTTCGAGTTGGTCGAGGGTAAAACCGGCAACGGCGAGCGTGATACGCAGACGATCAGGGTTGCGGTCGTCCCGCGGCAGACGCTCGATATTGTAGGGGGGATATCCGTCCGCTGCCTTGGTGACGCGGTCGAGCACCCGCTCGATCTCGTCGAACCCTAAAAGGAAGGGGCTGGACAACGAAGGCATTCGGGACATCTCAAAGCCCTTTCAAGCGACTTTGACGGGGCCCAGAAGTGGCACCCCCTATTACCGTTCCGGCGGACCCGCCGGTTTGGTCTCCAGAATATGGTTGTTCCCGCCTGCGGTTCAAGAATGGCGGGAACCTGAGGGGTCCGGCCCTAGAACGCCTACGGGTTCGATTTCTCGAATTGCCGGAGGATTTCGTTGCCGCGGCGCACGGCATCGTCCAGAGCCGTCTTGGCGGCCTTCCTGCCGGACAGGACGGCCTCCAGCTCTTCTTGGATGATGTCACGGACCACCACATAGGAGCCGAGCCGGAGGCCCTTGGAATGGTCCGTGGCCGGGTTAAGGGTCATCTGTTTGATCGAGATGTCGGTTCCCGGATTGCGATCGTAGAAGCCGATGCTGCGGCTTTGCTCATAGGCGGCGCGGGTGATCGGCAGATAACCGGTCCATTGGTGCCAGGCCGCCTGCACCTCGGGTCGCGACAGGAAGGCGAAGAACCGCGCCACGCCCCTGTATTCCTCTTCGGGGCGGCCCTGCAGCACCCACAGGGATCCGCCGCCGATGATCGAGTTCTGCGGCGCCCCAGCAACATTCGGCCAATAGGGCAGCATGCCGTAGCCGATCTCGAATTTCGCATTGGCGATGATATCGGCGCGTGCCGCTGACGAGGAGATCAGGATGCCGCATTCGCTACTGTAGAAGCGCCGTTCGGCCTCATTGGTGCGGCCGGAATAATCAAACAGTTTTGTCTTCTGCCATTCTGCCAGCGTCGCCAGATGGCCGGTGACGACGAGATTATTGAACTGCAGTTCGGTGCTGAGCCCGCCGATGCCATTGTCAAGCGAGGCCAGCGGCAGGTTATGGAAGGCGGAGAAATTCTCAATGTTGATCCAGGCCGGCCAGCCTGTGGTGACGCCGCAAGGGACATTCTTGTTGCGCAGCTTGCGCGCGGCGGCTTCGACATCCGGCCAGGTCAGCGGCGGGGTATCGGCATCGATGCCGGCGAGCCGGAACTGATCCTTGTTGTAGTAGAGGATCGGTGTCGATGAGTTGAACGGAAACGACAGCATGTTGCCGTTCGCGTCCGAATAATAGCTGGTGATCGACGGCAGATAGGCCGATGGCGTGAAGGCGACGCCCTGCTCGGTCATCAACAGATGCACCGGATAAACTACGCCCTTGGCGGCCATCATGGTGGCGGTCGCAACCTCGGCCGCTTGCAGGATCGCCGGATGCTGCTTGCCGCGCAGCGCAACCATCGCCGCCGTCATGGTCTCCGTATAGAGACCCTTGTAGCTCGGGATGATGCGATAGTCCGGCTGCGATACGTTGAAGTCGGAGGCAAGCCGTTCGACCTCGCGGCCGAGCTCGCCGGGCATGGCGTGCCACCAGTGGATCTCGGTCAGGGCAAAGGCAGGGCCAATAGCCGTCAGCACAGAGAAACATATCGCGGCGGCAAGGCGGCGAAGAACCATAGCGATCCCCCAAGGACGGCACACGTTTTCCCGTGCGCTCGCCGTAGTCCTTTACCGGGTGGCGGGAACTGCTTCAATCGGCCGGTTGGGGGAAATGCCAGTGACTCAGGCACCGCTGCTACGGCGGCCAAGACACTCTCCATGACCCCCTAATGAGCACTCAGACGCTCCAAGGCTCCCGGCTTATCGTGCACAGACAGCTTATCGACGATCGTGGCGCTTGCCTCATTCAGGCCGATGATGTCGACCTCAATTCCCTTGCGGCGGAACTTCAAGACCGCCGCATCAAGCGCCGCAACTCCGGTCAGGTCCCAGATGTGCGAGCGACTGACATCGATCCGTACTCGCTCCAATGCCTCTTTGAAATCGAAGGATGTGCCGAAAGGTTCTGCCGAGCCAAAGAACACCTGCCCCTCAACGACATAAACTCGCTCGCGACCGTCGTCGGAAAGTGTCGAGGTCACCCGGAAGAGTTGGGCAACCTTGGAGGCGAAGAAGATGCCAGACAGCAGTACGCCGATGAGGACGCCGATCGCGAGATTGTGGGTGGTCACCACGCCAATGACGGTTGCAAGCATCACGACGCTCGACCGCCGGGGATGAACCGCCAAGTCCCGCAGTGACGTCCAACTGAACGTTCCGACGGAAACCATGATCATGATGGCCACCAGTGCGGCCATTGGGATGACGCGGACCCAATCGCCCAAGACAACGATCAGGAACAGCAGGAATACGCCAGCGCAAAAGGCTGACAGTCGTCCACGACCGCCCGACTTCACGTTGATGACGGATTGGCCGATCATCGCGCAGCCTGCCATGCCACCAAGAAACCCCGTCACGAAATTCGCGAGGCCTTGACCAACACATTCTCTGTTCTTGTTGCTCGGCGTGTCGGTCATCTCGTCGACAATGGATGCAGTCAGCAGAGACTCAAGGAGGCCGACCGCAGCAACGCCTGCAGAGTATGGTAGGACGATCATCAAGGTCTCCAAGGTCCACGGTACGTCAGGTAGCAAGAATACAGGCCATGTGGACGGTAGCTCCCCCATGTCGCCGACGGTACGAAGCTCCAATCCCCAGACCAAGGTGACCGCTGTCAGAACAATGATGCAGACCAGGGGCGATGGAATGGCCTTCGTGATGCGAGGGAAGCCGTAGATGATGATCAATCCCGCCGCGACCATGACGTAGGTGAGCCACGGTACCCCGATTAACTCCGGAAGTTGCGCCATAAAGATCAGAATTGCGAGCGCGTTCACGAAGCCAGTCATCACGGAGCGCGAGACAAAGCGCATGACGTAGCCAAGCCGCATCAGGCCTGCGAGGACTTGCAGAATTCCAGCTAGGATCGTCGCGACCAGGAGATATTGCAGTCCATGCTCCTTGACGAGCGTGACCATCAACACCGCTGTCGCCGCTGTCGCGGCGGAGATCATGCCGGGACGGCCGCCCGCAAAGGCGATCACGACAGCGATGGAGAATGAAGCGTACAAGCCAACCTTGGGATCGACGCCGGCGATGATCGAAAAGGCGATGGCCTCAGGAATGAGCGCAAGAGCGACAACAAGGCCGGAGAGAACGTCGCCGCGAATATTGCCGAACCACTCGGCACGGAGTGTCGTGAAATTCACTGAATTGCTTCCTACGGGGAGATTACTGCTCGCGGCAGCGTGATAACGGGCGACCGTTCAAGCGACGGAGCCACTCAAAAAGAGTGATGATTGCAGGCTGTAGAGCTAAGGCCTTACGGCGGCCCGCGCCGCACCGGCGTCCTATGGATGGCTCGATCCTGCGTCATGCCGAACCCTGTACACACGCTTTTGCTGCTTTGCAACAAATTAGCAGCTTCGCAGCATTGGAGAACAGCGAGCGTGCTGATTGGATGTACCTCAGCCGAAGCAGGTGCTGAGACGTCCAGGTTCTCAGACACCCGGTAAGCGGAACAGGCCGCCTTCGCCCTACAGGTGTCGGCGTAGCTTCCGCGCTGAAATATGAGGCAATTTCTCAAGCGAAGGTCGGCTTGCCAGCCATAGCGGCGAAGGTTGGTGGAGCCAGGCGGGATCGAACCGCCGACCTCTTGCATGCCATGCAAGCGCTCTCCCAGCTGAGCTATGGCCCCGAAGTCTTGCCAACAGGCCGCGCTGGATATCTGCGGCCATTTGTAGTCCCCGCACCGCGATCTGCGGCGTGTCTTTCGGACAACGTGCTTCTAGATGAAGCACGCGTTACGTCAACTCTCTTCGTCTTTTTCGATGCCGTCGCCAATGATGTCGGTGACGTCATCGTCGCCTTCTTCTTCGTCTTCGATGAAGGTCGAATCATCATCATCGTCACCGGTGTCGTCTTCGATATCGATGTCGTCACCAGTGTCCGGCAAATCGGACTTCTTGCCCTGTGCCTCGGCGTCGGCATCCTCGAGCGACACGAATTCGGCACCCTCGACCTCCTCGGTCTCGCGCTCAGGTTCGGCCGCTGTAGGCGCAACTTTGGCATCCGGACGCCCACGCGCCGACACCGGCGCAATCGGCACCACTTCGCCGGTATAGGGCGAGATGACCGGGTTCTTGTTCAGGTCGTAGAATTTACGGCCTGTGACCGGACAGACGCGCTTGGTACCGAGCTCTGGCTTTGCCACGGTTTGAGGTTTCCCTGAAGTCAGCTTGCAAGATTGAGCGGCTGAATTGGCGGCTCAAGCGCCCTGTGTCAATACCGATTGTGAGGGTTTTACGTCAGTCTTCCATGACGGAGCCAAGTGACGGGCCCAAGAGGCGCGTGCTATTGCGGTGGTTCTGACGTTCCGATCACTCGCGCAGCCGCGTCTTTCATCGGAACGTCAGAACCAAAACCGCACTAGAATCAGAAAGTTGCTCGTGTTCTTTTGTTTCCAACGCTCGTATGAAAGATTGCGGCAAGGGAATGCGGGCGTTGGAAACAGAACACGAGTACGGCGCCGTTCCGTCCAGGATGACCCGCTTTGAGCCACAATTCCCCTGCGTCCCCACTCACCGCCCGCAAATCCATCTCGCTGGCTGGCCGTATCCGCGTGCCCGGCGACAAATCGATATCGCACCGCGCTCTGATCCTCGCGGCCCTGACGGTTGGGGAAACCCGTATTGGCGGTCTTTTGGAGGGCGAGGACGTCATTAACACCGCCAAGGTCATGCGTGCGCTGGGCGCCAAGGTGGAACGTACCGGTGAGGGCGAATGGTCGGTCTTCGGCGTCGGTGTCGGCGGTTATGCGCAGCCGGCGGGGCCCCTCGATTTCGGCAATTCCGGAACCGGCTGCCGTCTGGTCATGGGGGCCGTGGCAGGGTGTCCGATCAATGCCGTGTTCGACGGCGACGCATCGCTGCGCAAGCGGCCGATGAGGCGTGTGCTCGATCCGCTGACGCGCATCGGCGCAAAGGCGGTCGATGTCGCCGAGGGTGGACGTCTGCCATTGACGCTCGAAGGGGCGCGCGATCCGCTGCCGATCGTGTACGAGCCGCCTGTGGCCTCGGCGCAATTGAAGTCCGCGGTGTTGCTGGCCGGATTGGCCGCGCCGGGCGAAACCGTCGTGATTGAGAAGGAAGCGACCCGCGACCACACCGAAAAGATGCTGACGCATTTCGGCGCCGATGTGCAGGTCGAACAGGTCGGCGAGCACGGCCGCCGCATCGTGCTGAAAGGCCGGCCCGAACTGAAGCCGGCTGTATTGCAGGTGCCGTCCGATCCCTCGTCCGCCGCATTCCCGCTGGCGGCGGCGCTGATCGTGCCCGGCTCGGACATCGTGCTGGAAAACGTGATGATGAACCCGCTGCGCACCGGGCTCTTTCTCACGCTCAGGGAAATGGGGGCGTCGATTGAGACGCTGTCGTCACGCCACGACGGCGGCGAAGAGGTCGCCGATCTGCGGGTGAAGGCATCGGCGCTGCACGGCGCCGATGTGCCGGCGTCACGGGCGCCGTCGATGATCGACGAATATCCGATCCTCGCCGTGATCGCAGCCTTTGCGGAAGGACGCACACGGATGTGCGGTTTGAGCGAATTGCGGGTGAAGGAATCCGACCGCCTTGCCGCGACGGCGGAGATGCTGCGTGTCAACGGCGTCGCGGTGGAGATCGACGGCGACGATCTGATTGTCGAGGGGACAGGGTCTGTGCCGGGCGGCGGGGTCGTCGCCACCCATATGGATCACCGGCTGGCCATGTCCGCTCTGGTGATGGGACTCAACAGCGAAAAGCCCGTCAGCGTCGACGACGCGGCGTTCATTGCCACGAGTTTTCCGCGCTTTGTCGAATTGATGCAGGGACTGGGCGCAAATCTCGCGCCCTGAACCCGTTGCTTCTTACTCAGCAGCCTGCGCGAACGAAGCCGTAGCTTCCGCAGCTTCCAGCGACACCGCAACCGACTGGATGATGGCGGCGTAGCGCACGCCATTCTGAATCGCATCCTCGTTCACACCGGCATCGCGCAGCACCTTGTCATGTGCGTCGATGCATTTGCCGCAGCCATTGATCGCCGACACCGCGAGTGACCAGAGTTCGAAATCGGCCTTGTCGACGCCCGGGTTGGCGATCACGTTCATGCGCAGGCGCGCCGGCTTGGTCTCGTAGGCCTTGTTCGACGACAGATGTACAAAGCGGTAATAGATGTTGTTCATCGCCATCATCACGGCTGCGGCGCGTGAAGCATCGAGCGCTTGCGGCGAGAGATGCTCGCGCGCCAGGACTTCGAAAGCGCGGATGACATCGGCGTTGCGCGTGGCGATTGCGCAGGCGAGGAACAAGCCATAACGTTGCTGCGTCGGCAGGGTTTCGTCCGAGAGCATCGACGACAGGTTGAGCTTCACATCCTTCGCGAAAGCAGGCAGCCGGTTCTTGAGGGCCTCGATCGGCACGGGCATGTCTCCTTGAATTTGATTCTGTGATTTCCATTCCCCGTTCGTCCCCGCCACCGGGCCGCGCTTGCGCGCGCCCGATGACAGGCTTCGGCGGGGACCCAGAAACTTCAGTATCTGCAGCTCTGGATTCCCGCTTGCGCGGGAATGAACGGGGGATGTTTTTGGGAAAGCCTTAGGCCGCCTTCAGCACGTCACCGCCAACCTCACGGTTGCACGGGCAGAGTTCGTCGGTCTGCAGGGCGTCGAGGACGCGCAGAGTATCCTTCGGGTTGCGGCCGACATTGAGGTTGGTCGCATAGACGTGTTGGATCACGTTGTCCGGATCGACGATGAAGGTGTAGCGGTAGGCGACGCCTTCCGGGGAACGGATGCCAAGCTGGTCGACCAGCGAACCCTTGGTGTCGGCGAACTGCCAGATCGGCAGCTTGGCGAGATCCTTGTGGTCACGCCGCCAGGCCAGTTTCACGAATTCGTTGTCGGTCGAGCCACCCAGCACGACGGCATCGCGGTCAGAAAAGTCGCCGGAGAGTCGGGCGAATTCGGCGATTTCGGTCGGGCACACAAAGGTGAAGTCCTTCGGATAGAAGAAGATGATCTTCCACTTGCCGGGGAAGCTGGCCTCGGTGATTTCCTCGAAGGCCGACTGGCCGTTTTCTTCGTGGGCGTGGAAGCCGGGCTTCACGCCGGTGATGGAGAAGGAGGGGAGTTTGTCTCCGATGCCGAGCATTTCGCGTACCTTTGCCGATTGGAAGTTGCGTATTGTGAAAATTCGCGGATTTGTTGCGACGCAGCAATAATATTGCTACGCACAATCATAAGTCTAGTAGGTTTTATTTATTATACCGATAAGATAATCTTATCTCCTGGATTGCTTGGTTTGCTCCGTCTGAGCAGATAGACGGCGCTTGGAACATCGCCCAAACCGGCGATGTCCGGTTTGATCAGGCTCAAAGGAAGCGGCGGAGGGGATTTGTGATTATTGCCATTGATGGTCCGGCAGCGTCCGGCAAGGGCACGCTCGCCAAGCGTATTGCCGTCCATTATGGCTTCCGCCACCTGGATAGCGGGCTGCTTTACAGAGGGGTCGGCATGGCCGTCATACTCAGCGGTGGCGCTCTGCACGACAAGTCCGCAGCCATCGCTGCGGCGCAGGCTTACGATCCGGGCCGTTTCCCTGAAGACGATCTGAAGTCCGACGAGGTCGCGAAGGCGGCCTCGATCGTGGCTGCCATTCCGGAAGTGCGGACTGCGCTCATTGCGCTGCAGCGGAGTTTCGCCCAGTCCAAGCCCGGCGCTGTCATCGATGGACGCGATATCGGCACCGTCATTGCCCCCGAGGCCGAAGTCAAAATCTACGTGACTGCGACAGCCGAGGAACGGGCCGGCCGTCGTGTGCGCGAACTGCAGGGCCGCGGCGGTCTCGTCGATGCGGCCGCGGTTCTGGCGGACATCAAGGCGAGAGACGAGCGCGACATGAACCGCGCTGTTGCGCCGCTGAAGCCAGCGCCCGATGCAGTCTTGCTGGATACGACCTATTTAGGTATAGACGCCGCTGTCCGGGCCGCCATTGACATTGTTGAGGCCGTCCGAGCGGGCCGGAGGCCGGCTTAACCGCCCTTCGTCGCTGGAGGATCGCCCGCTCCGCCGCCTCTTCCGGAGGCCCTGGACAAAAGCAATCATCGTTTCGATCGAACGGCTTTACGCGCCGGCCCGCTCCGCATGGAGCGGTGTCAAAGGTCTTGCGGGGCCTTTGACCCGGACGTTCGAAACTCCCCAATTCCAATCGGCGCACCGCTATCAGGAGAATTCATGGCCCAGGCTAGTGCTACGCCCTCGCGTGAAGATTTCGCCGCGATGCTTGAAGAGTCCTTCACCCAGGGAAACCTGCACGAAGGTTCGGTGATCAAGGGTACCGTCGTCGGCATCGAAAAGGACGTCGCCATCATCGACGTCGGACTGAAGACCGAAGGCCGCGTTCAATTGCGCGAATTTACCGGACCCGGCCGCGGCAACGAGATCAAGGTTGGTGACGAGGTCGAGGTTTACCTGGAGCGCGTCGAGAATGCGCTCGGTGAAGCCGTCCTGTCCCGCGACAAGGCCCGGCGCGAAGAGAGCTGGGGCAAGCTCGAAGGCGCCTTCAAGAATAACGAGAAGGTGCAAGGCAACATCTTCAATCAGGTCAAGGGTGGCTTCACCGTCGATCTTGACGGCGCCGTGGCCTTCCTGCCGCGTTCGCAGGTGGACATTCGTCCGATCCGTGATGTCAGCCCGCTGATGGCGACGCCGCAATACTTCCAGATCCTCAAGATGGATCGCCGCCGCGGCAATATCGTTGTGTCGCGCCGGACCGTGTTGGAAGAGACTCGTGCCGAGCAGCGTCAGGAGCTGGTGCAGAACCTCGAAGAGGGCCAGGTCATCGACGGCGTGGTCAAGAACATCACCGATTATGGTGCGTTCGTGGATCTCGGCGGCATCGACGGTCTCTTGCATGTCACCGATATCGCTTGGCGGCGCGTCAATCATCCGACCGAAGTGCTCAATATCGGCCAGTCGGTGAAGGTGAAGATCATCAAGATCAATCACGATACCCACCGCATCTCGCTCGGCATGAAGCAGCTGCTGGATGATCCGTGGCAGGGCATCGAGGCGAAGTATCCGCTCAATGGCCGCTTCACCGGTCGCGTGACCAACATCACCGACTATGGTGCGTTCGTTGAACTGGAGCCGGGCATCGAAGGCCTGATCCACGTCTCCGAAATGTCCTGGACGAAGAAGAACGTCCATCCGGGCAAGATTGTCTCGACCTCGCAGGAGGTCGAAGTGCAGATCCTGGAAGTGGATTCGGTCAAGCGCCGCATCTCGCTCGGTCTCAAACAGACCATGCGCAATCCGTGGGAAGTCTTCGTCGAGAAGTATCCTCCGGGATCGATCGTCGAAGGCGAAGTCAAGAACAAGACTGAGTTCGGTCTGTTCCTCGGCCTCGACGGCGATGTGGACGGCATGGTTCATCTCTCCGACCTCGACTGGAAGCGTCCGGGCGAGCAGGTGATCGACGAGTACAAGAAGGGCGACATGGTGAAGGCGACCGTTCTCGACGTCGATGTCGAGAAGGAGCGCATTTCGCTTGGCGTGAAGCAGCTGGCGGGCGACCCGATGGAAGAGGGTACGGCCGGCGAGATCAAGAAGGGTGACGTCGTGACCTGCGAAGTCACCGACGTGAAGGAAGGTGGCCTCGATGTGAAGATCGCCGGCACCGACCTCGAAACCTTCATCCGTCGTGCGGACCTTGCCCGCGATCGTGGCGATCAGCGGACCGAGCGGTTCCAGGTCGGCCAGAAGGTCGATGCGCGCGTCACGCAGTTCGATCGCAAGGCCCGCAAGGTGCAGGTGTCGATCAAGGCGCTCGAAGTCGCGGAAGAGAAGGAAGCCATAGCGCAATACGGCTCCTCCGATTCCGGCGCGACGCTCGGCGACATTCTCGGCACGGCGCTGAAGCGCG
The genomic region above belongs to Pseudorhodoplanes sinuspersici and contains:
- the rpsA gene encoding 30S ribosomal protein S1, yielding MAQASATPSREDFAAMLEESFTQGNLHEGSVIKGTVVGIEKDVAIIDVGLKTEGRVQLREFTGPGRGNEIKVGDEVEVYLERVENALGEAVLSRDKARREESWGKLEGAFKNNEKVQGNIFNQVKGGFTVDLDGAVAFLPRSQVDIRPIRDVSPLMATPQYFQILKMDRRRGNIVVSRRTVLEETRAEQRQELVQNLEEGQVIDGVVKNITDYGAFVDLGGIDGLLHVTDIAWRRVNHPTEVLNIGQSVKVKIIKINHDTHRISLGMKQLLDDPWQGIEAKYPLNGRFTGRVTNITDYGAFVELEPGIEGLIHVSEMSWTKKNVHPGKIVSTSQEVEVQILEVDSVKRRISLGLKQTMRNPWEVFVEKYPPGSIVEGEVKNKTEFGLFLGLDGDVDGMVHLSDLDWKRPGEQVIDEYKKGDMVKATVLDVDVEKERISLGVKQLAGDPMEEGTAGEIKKGDVVTCEVTDVKEGGLDVKIAGTDLETFIRRADLARDRGDQRTERFQVGQKVDARVTQFDRKARKVQVSIKALEVAEEKEAIAQYGSSDSGATLGDILGTALKRAGDKEKSE